TGGGCCATTGAGGGAGGCGAGGTGTACGTGCTGCAGTCGCGTCCGGTCACCACGATACCAGAGGAGGAGAGGGAAGAGAAAAAGGTAGAGACGGAGGAGTTAGAGGGCAAGATCCTCGTCCGCGGCTTAGGGGCTAGCCCGGGGATCGGTACGGGCGAAGTCAAGATCGTGATGGACGTGGACGATATTGACAGGATGGAGGAAGGAGACGTCTTGGTCACCAAGATGACCACACCGGACATGGTCCCGGCAATGCGGAAGGCGTCGGCCATAGTCACGGACGAAGGAGGTATCACGTGCCACGCAGCGATCGTGTCGCGAGAGCTGGGAATCCCGTGTGTGGTCGGTACGGGCAACGCCACGGAGGTCCTCGAGGAAGGACAGGTGGTAACGGTCGACGGAGAGCGTGGAGTGGTGTACGAGGGTGACGTGCGCAAGGTCCTCCGTGCCGAGGAGGAAGAAGAGGAGCGGGAAGAGAAGGAGATCGTGGTGGAGCGCCCGGCTGCTGAGCCCGTAACCGCTACGGAGATCAAGGTTAACGTCAGCATGCCCGAAGCCGCGAAGCGTGCCGCCAAGACGGGAGCCGACGGTGTCGGACTGCTCCGTATCGAGCACATGATCCTGGGCGTGGGAGTACACCCGCGCAATCTCATTGAGGAGGGTGAGCGCGAAAAACTGGTTCAAGTGCTGATGGATGGAATCCGCAAGGTCGCGGACGCCTTCTACCCGAAGCCCGTGTGGGTTAGAACCCTGGACGCTCCGACCGATGAATTCCGCGAGCTCGAGGGCGGTGAGCGGGAGCCAGAAGAGGCCAATCCGATGCTCGGTTGGAGAGGCATTCGTCGCGATCTCGAGGAGCGAGAGACCCTCGAGTGTCAGTTCGAGGCTATCCGTCGTCTCCACCAGGAAGGTTACGATAACATCGGCGTGATGATCCCGCTAGTACAGCATCCTGAAGAACTGCGCCGCGCCAAGCGGATTGCTAAGGAAGTGGGGCTCAAACCGCATCGCAAGGTCGAGTTCGGAATGATGGTGGAGACGCCGGCCGCCGCGGTACTGATCGACGAATTCATTGAAGTAGGTCTAGACTTCGTGAGCCTTGGCACCAACGACCTCACCCAGTACACGTTGGCGGTCGACAGGAACAACGACAAGGTGGCATATCTCTACGACGAAAAGCACCCGGCAGTACTTCGGCTGATCAAACACGTCATCAACGAGTGTAAGGAGGCCGGAGTGAAGACTAGCATCTGCGGTCAGGCGGGTAGCGACCCGAAGATGGCCGAAATACTAGTGAAAGCGGGCATCGACAGCATTTCTGCGAACATCGACGCGGTGTCCCAGATCCGGCGGATCGTAGCCCGGGTAGAGCGGAAGATACTGCTGGATAAGGTGAGGGAGCTCTAACGC
Above is a window of Methanopyrus sp. SNP6 DNA encoding:
- the ppsA gene encoding phosphoenolpyruvate synthase; translation: MKYVRWFEEISKDDVDVAGGKGANLGEMTQAGLPVPPGFVVLSTAYNEFLERTGLEEKIKEILSSHDLSDNDELQEATKEIQRLIVEAEMPEEIREEIVKAYRELCEKVGKEEEFVAVRSSATAEDLPEASFAGQQETFLNVRGEEDVVKYVQKCWASLFTPRAVAYREEQGFEHLDVSIAVVVQKMVDSKKSGVMFTVHPYTGDRDKMVIEVVWGLGEAVVSGEVTPDTYIVDKNTFEVIEEQISEQEWMYTKDPETGETVKAEVPEDKRDARKLTDEEIKELAEIGVAVEEHYGFPQDIEWAIEGGEVYVLQSRPVTTIPEEEREEKKVETEELEGKILVRGLGASPGIGTGEVKIVMDVDDIDRMEEGDVLVTKMTTPDMVPAMRKASAIVTDEGGITCHAAIVSRELGIPCVVGTGNATEVLEEGQVVTVDGERGVVYEGDVRKVLRAEEEEEEREEKEIVVERPAAEPVTATEIKVNVSMPEAAKRAAKTGADGVGLLRIEHMILGVGVHPRNLIEEGEREKLVQVLMDGIRKVADAFYPKPVWVRTLDAPTDEFRELEGGEREPEEANPMLGWRGIRRDLEERETLECQFEAIRRLHQEGYDNIGVMIPLVQHPEELRRAKRIAKEVGLKPHRKVEFGMMVETPAAAVLIDEFIEVGLDFVSLGTNDLTQYTLAVDRNNDKVAYLYDEKHPAVLRLIKHVINECKEAGVKTSICGQAGSDPKMAEILVKAGIDSISANIDAVSQIRRIVARVERKILLDKVREL